The following DNA comes from Gemella massiliensis.
AGTATTGTTCTCAAAGTCTAAACGATCTATATTATTGTTATTTACTTCAACTGAATCTAAACTTTTAGCATTTTTAAGATGCGAAAGGGTGGAAATTTTATTATTATTTGCTACCAAGTTTTTTAATTTAGGTAGGTTGGAAACAACACTTAAATCACGAATATTACAGTTATTTACCGTTAATTGTTCAAGGTTATTATTTTTAAGTGTAGCAAGTTCTAAACCGCCGTTATTAGATAAGAATAAGCGACTTAACTCAGGTTTATTATTAAAGGCATCAAGTTTTGTAATATTATTATTTTCCAAACTTACCGCTTTTAAGTGTGTTAAATCTTTTAGAGCGGAAATATCGCTAATTTTATTGTTATCAAGGTTTAATGATTCCAAGTTTTTAAGATTTTTAAGAACATCAATATTTTTAATATTATTTCCGGCTGCGGCTACTAATTTTAGATTAGGATAATCTTTTAAGAACGAAATATCATCAACATCATTTTCGGAAAAGTCAATTCCTTCCAGTGTTGGTATATTTTTAATAAATGAATAGTCTTTAATACCGGTTTTTGATACATATAAGTGTCTTAATTTTTTGAATTTATAAACCGGTGTAATATCGTCAATCGGTGTAAATCCTACACCAAGAACTTCAATGTTAGGCATAAGGTCAAGACCTTTACGTTTTAGTGGGTCTTTATTTTGTCCTATATTTAGATATTTGACAGTTTTTAACCATTCTTTCATTTTTTCTGTATCAGTTTCATGAGTAGGGAAATCGGTATCCGCAGAAGCATGTTGAATATCATGGATAATATCATCGTCAAAACCTAGTTTTTTAAGTGTATCGGCACCGGCATTGTGATGTGGATCTTCTATCGGTTTAGAAGTATCAATGTCTTTTGCTAAGATAGTATGACTGTGATCGCCATGCGGATATACTAATGCTTTTCCTTTGTCGGTATCAATAACTTTAATAGTAGATGGGTCGATATTTAACGATTTTGCTAAATAATTGATTTTTTCTTGTAGTGATTTATCTTCATCTGTGTCATTAGGTTTTGTGTTATCTGCTGTATTGTCGATAACAATATCTTTTAACAACGTTGTTTTACCTTTAAATTCAATTGCATTACCTTCATTTGTCACAACAAAATGAAATTCTTTAGCATCAGCATTATTTTTACGTGCAAGGTAATTAATTTTTTTAGTTACTTCTTGCTCCAGTTTTGCATATTCATCTTTTGCTTTATCTTTATATTCACTAGGAATTAAGTTTTCAAATTTACTATTAACAAGTTGGTAATAGTAGATAAAATGTTCATGTTTGCCATGTTTTACTGAAATTCCGGAAGAAGTAGTAGTGATTTTGTCGTTTTCGCTCAATAAAAATCCGTCGCTTGTGGTAAAATGAATTCCCGGGAATTTTAAGATGCTGTTAAAATCTTTTTTGTCATCTTGTGTGGGTGTATTCGGTTTAGGTTTATCCGGTGTTTGTGTGCCGTTATTGGAATTATTATTTTTTTTCGGAATATAATGATAATGGTCACCATGTTTAACAATATAACCATTTTCATCTTCAGAAACAACATCTTTAGGATTAAAAGTGTAGTTATCTTCTGTAGAAGGTACAGAAGGTGTGTTATTATGATTATGAGATGGTGTTGAAGGTGAAGATAATAGATATTCCCATTTTGTGCCACGTAACTGGCTATATGGAATAAAGTGTTGGTGATTACCGTGACGAACGATAAAACCTAAACTATTTCTGCCTATAATATCACGTTCTCCTTTGAAAATATAACCGTCACTTGTGGGTGTGGTAATTCCGGCTGTTGACGATGCTAATACTGTATTGACACCGTGTTTTTTTGCTTGTGCTAATTGTTGGGCGGTTAAATCACTTTTTTTAATATAGTGGAAGTGATCGCCGTGACGAACTACATAGCCGTCAGCAGTTTCACTAACAATATCTTTAGGATTAAAAGTGTAGTTATCTTCTTTTTCACCTTCGGAATGGCTATGATGATGTGAATGTGCTGTTATTTCTCTTGCAGTTTTTTCGTCAACAACATTTGTTTGGGTTACTCCCTTTTTAGGGTAGTAGTAAAATTTACCATTTACTTTAATAACATAACCTTGAGCTAATTCGTATTGAATATCTTCATCTTTAAGGACGTATTTATCATCTTTATAAACAAGAGATTCTAAAATTTTGGCATTATATGGTACAAGCCCTTTTACAAAATGGCTATGATCACCATGTAAAGTAGCATAACCGTCTTCAGTTATTTCACTTACAACGACAGTGCTGATTTTATCGGCATAGTTTATTTTTTTCGCTTGTGCTATGTTGTGGATTGGTTGATGAGGATAATTATTAGAATATTTGCCATATTCATATCCGGCAAAGGCTGATAATCCAATGACAACCGTACCACATGCACCTGTAATAATTATTTTTTTCTTATTATTTTTTGTCATAATAACTCCTTTTAGTTTTTTAATTCAAAATTATTCCGATTTAGTATATCATAAATATTTTGTTTTGTAAATAGTATTGTTTCCGATTTAAAATTATATTCCTAAAGTTAGTAAATATTTAAAACCTATATTATTAGATAATTCGTTTTAAAGGATATATTTAACTTTTTATTTTATACATACCTTAAAATGTATTAGTACAAAATATTTAGAAATAGGTTGAAAATAAGTGGAAAATATGATTTTTATTTTGGGATATGTTATAATAATTCGTATATTAAATAATTAGAAAGGAACGGTAAATATGACAAAATTTGATTTTAGAAAATTAGTGGATGTAGAGTATTTATCGCAAAATAGAGATAACGATAATCTTGTCGTGATTGATGCACGCGGCGGAATGTTGGAAGAAGGTGCATTAATGTATGATAGAGCAACTGTTGTCGATTGGACGAATATTAGTTTGCTTGGAGAGTTCGGAGGGGAAGAATTAGGGAAATTATTAACTAAGGAAAATTATCAACAAATTTTTTCAAAACTTAATATTACCCCTGATTCAGAAGTAATAGTTTACGGATTTACAATGCCCGATCAAGGTTTTGGTGATGAAGGGCGTATTATATATACATTTAATTATGTAGGCTTCGATAATGTGAAAATAATTGACGGTGGATTTAAGCAAGTAGAAAAATTAGGTTTTAATAAAAAATATAATCCGAAACAAGATAGAATAGATGTAAGTGATATTGAAAGAAAAGAGGCTGTTAATAATAGAAAAGCTATTTTTACAGATGAACTGTTATCTTTGATAGGAAAAGAAGATGTTCAAATTATTGATACACGTTTGGAAGTAGAATATAATGGAAGAGTAATTTATGGAGAAAATAAAGCAGGGCATATACCTAATGCTATATCATTGCCGTTTAATTCATTAGTAGATGAAAATGGTTTTATAAAAACAAGAACAGAGTTGGAGAAGTATGTAGAAAACAAAGGGTTGGATAAACATAAACAGTTGATTACATATTGCACTACCGGTGTTCGTGCTGCGTATGTTGCAATTATTTTAGAAGAATTAGGTTATAGTGTAAGAAATTATGAACCTTCATTTGCAAAATATGCCAATGTTGGAGAAGTAGAAAATAAGTAAATAGAGTATAGGAGCAATATATTATTATGATAAGAAAAGCTACTAAAGAAGATAAGAAGGTACTTGAAGGGCTTGGTGAGTTTATTGAATCATTGGAGATTGATATACTAAAAGAAGTATCGATGAAAACATTTCAAGAAATTTTAAATTACGTTTTTGAATCGGAAGAAGATAGGTTTAGTCATAAATATTGTACAGTTTACGAAGAAAATGGGGAAATACTTGGATTTTCATTTGGTTACCATTATAATAAATTAGATGAAATGAGAGATTTTTGGTTTAATGATGCAGGGAAAAGGTTTGATCTACAACCTGAAACAATTATTTTTGATTATGATGAATTGCTGCCTAATGAATATTATTTGGATACATTGTATGTTTTTAGCGACAGTCGTGGAAAAGGTGTTGGCAATAAGTTACTTACGCAGTTTGTAAAAGAGAACTATAGTTTAAAAAGTCTAAATGTGGCACAATCGAATCATGGAGCAAGAAGACTGTATGAAAGTTACGGTTTTAAAAAAGATTGTGAAATATATATCGGTCATGAACATTATGATCATATGATTGTAAAAAAATAATATATTGAAAGTGGAATAAAGTTAAGAACATTTTCTTTATTCCACTTAATTTATATTTAATTTTATGCTTTAGTGCTTGCTACTGGAGCGTGTGTTTCATAATCCCATTCTGTCTTATCTTTATCAAACGGAATAAATACAGAAATTACCGTACTTAATATCAATAAGAAGAAGTACCATAAATATGGTATTAAATGAACGGGAGCGACTGCTCCGTTAGAATAGCTGGTTACCATCAATGCTTGTGCTCCATATGGAATAAGACCTTGAGTAACACAGGCGGCTACGCAGACGATACTTGACATTTTTCTAGGGTCAACTTTGAAATTTTTAGAAACGTCGCCAAGAACTGCTCCGGTTATAATAACCGATACAGTATTGTTGGCTAAAGCGATGTTAACAATCATCATCATTAATAATGATACGATTTGTGCAGATTTTTTTCCTTTTATAAATTTTTTCAAGTTAACATTTAGCCATTCTATACCCCCGTGTTGCTGAACCATATAAGCAAGCCCACCGATAAGTAAAGAGAATATTAATACATCGATGACTCCCATAAACCCTTCATTAATACTGGTAGTAAATTTTAAAAGGGTAAAGTCTTTGGTTGCAATACCAATCATACCTGATAAAATAATTCCACAGGTTAATACCATGAAGACGTTGACGCCGATCAAGGCGACGACTAAAACAAAAATATATGGAATAATTTTTACAAAACTGAAGTCACCTATATTAATGTTCCCGATATCTTTTGGAGAACCGAAAACAAGTAGTAAAATCACGGTTAACACGAAAGCTGGGACAACTAATTTTAGATGATTTTTAAATTTTGAATTAATATCTATATTTAAGATTTTAGTTGATGCAATAGTTGTCATAGAGATTACAGTTAATCCGTCCCCAAACATTGCACCGCACAAAAGAGTAGCGAGCATCAATGCAGGAGAGATGCCGGTTTTACTGGCAAGCTCAAAGACTATTGCTCCCATGGTAGCGACGGTACCGACGCTTGTTCCGATAGAAAAGGAAACGAAAGAAGCAATAATAAATACTCCGGCCGCTAAAAATTGAGGTGGGATGTATGTTAGTCCAAGGTTAACAACAGAATCTACGCTACCCATATTGGCGGTAACTTTTGAAAAAGCACCTGCCAACAAGAAAACAAGACACATAATAATAATGTTGGACTCCCCACAACCTGCAACAAGTTGTTCAAATTTTTTATTAACTGAATCTCTAAATAAAATAAAGGCTGCAATAATACCGACAATAGTAGAAATATAAGCGGGAACGGTGTAAAATCCTAACTTATCTCCATTAAGTGTTAGGATAATACCGACCCCTAAATACATACCAACGAATATTATAAATGGCAATAAAGCCAATCCATTGGGTTTAATTTTGTTATTCTCATTCATAATAATTTTTCCCAAGGGGTGATTTTGAAATCACAACTAGGATAATATAACTTATTTATTTTGTCAGTGAAATCCTTTGTGATTTCACCCCAATACAATTTGTACAACAAATTGATACCTTTCTAATTTATAATTGTTATTTTTAATCAAAATATTTTAAATAATCAACAGCTTTTTCTAATAGGGTAAAGCCTGAGCGTCTGCCCGGAACCCATTTTTTAAGACCTTCCATGTCCATCATTTCTTTATGTTTAGGATTGTTATAATCCATAGCAGAAAGAATTTGTTCCCATTTTTCTAATAGATCTTTAGGGAATCCTTCTCTTACAGAGAATATACAGTGGTCATATAGTCCGGTAGTAGAACAAACTATAATTTGGTTAGGATCTAATTTACCGCTAAGTTCCCATGAACGACGGTTATTATCAGTTGTTACACAAGCATCTACTTCACCGCGTCTTAGTGCTTCCAATGCATCATACTCTCCACCTTCGTGGTCACCGTCTAAACCTAAAGCAACATCAAAAGTTACTTCTTTGTAATCTTTATTATACTCAAGGCCGTTTTCTCTAAGATGTTGAATCGGTATCAAACGGGCTTGAGGTGAATCAACGGCTCCGAAGCCGATTGTTTTTCCACGTAAATCTTCGGTAGTTTTTATACCGCTGTCTTTTTTAGTAAGGAAACAACTGGTTCTGTCTTGGTCAGTATCTCTCATATAGCTATAAGTAGCTTTTGAGTTAGATTTTATGTCACACTCAACAAATGCTAAAGGAGAGTTCCAAATAATATCTACTTCGCCGTCTAAAAGTGCTTTATCTTGAGAACGATAATCTTTGAAGAATACTGTTTCAATTTCCATGCCGGCTTCTTTAAAATAGTCAGCGATAATTCCCCAAATAACAGTTACCTGTGGAGCATAAACAACAGCTCCTACTTTTATCTTACTCATAACAATAATTCTCCTTGTTTTCTCTTTTTAAATTATAAATATAGTATGGTTTATTTCATGATTGCTAAATAATCTAAGTCAGCAAGTAATCTACCAAGCCAAATACGAAGTACATCAATACCGGGAGCCATAACTTGACCCGCTAGAGAATCACGCATTAAGCGTTCCATAGGTAGATGATTTCTAACATATCCGATACCGCCACAAACACGCATTCCTTCGTGCCCATTTTCAACAGCTGCTTTTGTAGATGTAACACGTGCTGCGATACAATTTTTAAATGCGTCTTCATCATTATTATCAACGCTACGAGCAGCTGAGAACAGTGTTTCACGTGCAGCATAAGCTCTTGAATATAAATCACCTAAATGAGTTTCAACAGTTTCAATTTCGGCTAAAGATTTTCCGCTTGTATATTTTCTTGATGTTGTGTATCTAACAGCTTCATCAGCAATAGCCATAGAAATTCCGGCACAAGCCGATGCAAGACCGACAACAAAGATAAGTCTGTCGCCGTCACCGTTACCGTCTATTTTATAGAAATGGTCAACTTTAGTATCTTTTAGATACATTTGTTCCGAAACATTTCCGCGTAAACCGACACCATTCCAACCGGCTTCATCAAATGTTAAACCGTTGCTGTCAGCAGGAACAAGCCACAAATTAATAGTGCCGTCCACAATGGATTTTGTAATAGTTAAATAATAATCTGCTTCACGTGCAGTAGTTACGAAGCTTTTTTTACCATTTAGAATAGAGTAACCGTCATGCGGTTCTTCTGTCATATCAGGTTTGTAAAAATGTGTGCCTGATCCGGTTTCACTGTAAGCTAATCCTAAGATAATTTCTCCGCTAGCAACTTTCGGTAAAATTTCCTGTTTTAATTCTTCGCTGGCATATAATGATAGACAGTATGAACCTACATTACTCATCATATAGCATAATGAAGCGGAAGCACAACTTTCGGCTAGACCGGTACATACTTCGGCGTGAGCTAATACCCCTTTACCTTGTCCGCCGTATTTAGTAGGGATAACCAGTCCAAAATATCCGGCATCTCTTAGCGCTTGAATTCCTTCTTTTGGGAAACGACCTTTAATGTCAACATCTTTTGCTTCCGGTAATAGATGAGTTTTCCCGAATTCTTTTGCGGTGTTATATAATGTGTCCATTATTGAATTCTCCTTAAAAATTATATTAAATTTATAAATTGCATGATTGGTTATTCTTTAGCTAAAGTATTATATTATATCACTGCAGTTTTATTGTACAATTAAAATAAAACATTGTCAATAAATATTAAAAATATGTATGTATTATTAATATTATATTTTAAAACATAAAAAATTAGCTCATCTATACACTGAAAGGCTATATAATCAAATTTTATAAAATATCATATTAAAAATATTTTTTTAATAGGTATTTAATATATATCGCTAATGCTGTTTTTTCTAAAGATACTACTGTAGTTTTATAGGTATAAAAGTTTGTAATTAACATCTTTTAAAATAAACTCATATAGCAGATGATAGGTATAGTAAATTTTAAAAAATATTTTTAAATATTATAGCAATATTTTTGCAATATTGTAATGAAAACTGTTATAATTGTAAATAATTATATTATATAAGGAGGAATAATATGACAGAATTATTAAGAAAAGATCAAAAACCGGAAAATACATGGGATTTATCCTCAATATTTTCAACTGACGAAGATTTTTGGAAAGAATTTAAAGCTGTGGAAAATTTTATCCCGCAAATCAAAAATTACCAAGGGAAAGTAGCACAAGGCGCAAAAGAATTGTTAGAAGTTTTTAAAACTACTGAAGAGTGGGGGTTAAGACTTGAAACGATATTTATTTTTGCACATCTTAGAAATGATCAAGACAGCACAGATGCTGTGAATAAAGAAATGTATGCTAAAGCTAGCGGTTTGGTTGCACAATATGGTGCGGAGTGGTCGTTTTTAACACCGGAATTATTAGCTGTTGATGAAAATAAATTAAACAGCTATTTAAACGAATTAGATGATTTAAAAATATATAAATTTGAATTAGAAAAAATTAATAAAAAACGTCCGCATACATTGGATAAAGAACAGGAAAAACTTATTGCAATGGCGAGTGAGGCACTTAATGCCAGTGATGAAACATTTGCAGCTTTAAATAACACTGATGTAATATTTGATGATGTAAAAGACAGTGACGGTAATGAACATACTTTAACTCATGGTACTTATGGTGCGTATATGGAAAGTCCGGATAGAGAACTGAGAAAAAATACTTTCTTTTCATTATATAGTTATTTTGAAAAACATATAAATACACTGGCATCTACTCTGGGAGGAAATTTAAAAGCGAAAAAATACCGTGCGGATACTCATAAATATGTTTCTACACGTAACCATGCTTTATCAGAAAATCTTATCCCGGAAGAAGTTTATGATAATTTAGTATCGGTTGTTAATAGTCATATTGATGAATTGCATAAATACTACAAACTTCACAAAAAAGTAATCGGTTATGAAGATTTTAGATTATATGACAGATCAGTTTCGATGATTGATGGAGAACCTATTAAATTTACCTTTGAAGAAGCACGTGATATTGTGCTGGAGGCGGTAAAACCAATGGGTGAAGAGTATGTCAATGATATGCGAAAAGCATTTGAAGAGCGTTGGATTGATATTTATCCAAATAAAGGGAAACGTTCAGGTGCTTATTCATGGGGAGGTTATAAGACAAAACCGTTTATCTTATTGAACTTTGACGGTACATTAAATGATGTTTACACATTAATTCATGAGTTAGGTCATTCTATGCACTCTTATTATACAAGAAAACATCAACCGGTGGTTTACGGCGGATATTCAATTTTTGTTGCAGAGGTTGCGTCTACATGTAATGAAGCATTATTAACAGAATATTTGTATAATAAATTCGAAAAAGAGGGTAATAAAGAAGCGATGCTAAGAGTACTTAACCAAGCATTGCAAGGTTTTGTTGGAACAGTATTCAGACAAACTCAGTTTGCAGAATTTGAACACATGATGAACCGCCATTTACAAAATGGTGGGGCATTAACGGCAGAGTTTTTAAACACGGAGTATCTAAAACTTATTAAAAAATATTACGGTGATGTATTTGAATATGATGAGGAAATTAAATATGAGTGGTCAAGGGTACCGCATTTTTATTATAACTACTACGTATATCAATATGCAACAGGATATTCGGCTGCACAAGCTCTATCACGTTTAATTTTGGAAGATAGTAAAAATGCAAAAATATATATTGATGAATTTTTATCAAAAGGGGATTCGAATTATCCTATAGCTGTTTTAAAAAATGCCGGTGTAGATATGTCTAAGCCGGAAGCTATTGAATCGGCATTACAAGATTTTGCAGAAAAAATAGCTAAATTTGAAAAATTATATTTTGAAAAATAAATATTAGTACAAAAACATCGACTTGGGGTTTCCGGGTCGATGTTTTTACAAGGTTTACCTTAAAATTTTTTTAGTGTGATTATTACCAATTCTATTTGATTGTTTATTCTAAGTGGAAATGAACTGTTACCTAAACCACAAGAAACAACCAGAGTTGTATTATTTTCTTTATATATTCCTTTTGAATATTTTGGGAAAAATCCTTGACTTGGGGAAAATACTCCGCCGATAAAAGGAATTTGCCATTGTCCGCCATGTGCATGACCGGAAAGAACTAAGTTGAAGCCTGTGAGGACGTAATTTTTAATTTTTTCCGGGCGATGCGATAGAAGGATATTAAATTTATCATTAGAGTGTAAGTTATTTAACTTAGTATTAAAAGAGTTTCTATGGTCTAAAGATTTTTTAAAAAAGTTGTAATCTTCAACACCTGCCAAATTTATGTTTTCATTTTCTTTAGTAAGAAAAACATTAGAATTGTTTAAATTGACAATTCCAAGTTTAGCTAAAATAGTTTTAAGTTTTTCATATTCATCAGGAAGTCGTAATTCATGATTACCGGAAACAAAATAAGTCGGTGCAATCTCAGATATTTGGCTGAGAATATTGTAAACACAGTCCATGTCATTTTTGTAACTATCAAGCATATCTCCGGTAATAACTATAATATCGGGATGTTCATTTTTTAATTTTTTTATAAAAATTAAATCACTAATGCCAATTTTAGCGGAGTGAATGTCACTAATGTGAGCGATTTTAAAATTATGAAAATTTTTCGGAAGATTTTTAAACGGCAAGTTAAAATGACTTAGTTTTAATTTTTTATTTTGTTTAATTAAAGAAGCGGCACTCACAATAGATAGTGCCAATGCTAATTTTTTATAATTCATGTATGTCCCCTTTATTATACTGTTTTCAATATATTTATTACAAATATTATAACATATGGGAACTTTATGATAAAATAAAAGATGATTAATTAGATTTTGAGGATTTAGATAATGATTAAGATTGATAAAATAGATAAATTTACGTTAAATAAAAAATATCCGCCAACGCCGGCACAATGGCAAGCTATAGGGATAGACGGTGCTGATATATTAGTAGCTGCGGCAGCAGGAAGTGGGAAAACGGAAGTTTTATCAGAGAGAATTTCAAGGAAAGTGGCAACAGATAGATGGGATATTGATAAAATTTTAGTACTTACTTTTACAACGGCGGCGGCAAAAAATATGAAAGTAAGAATAGAAAATAAAATAGCAGATAGATTGTTGAGTTTTGATAACGAAGAGGCTTTGCACTTTTTAAGAAAGCAGAGAATGTTGATGAATGATGCTTTGATAACTACGATAGATAGTTTTTGCTTGAGTGTATTGAGAAAATTTTATTATCTTGTTGAAGAAAATATTGACGGGGAAATGATTTATTTATCACCAAACTTTAATGTACTGCCAAATAGTAAGACCTTGTTAACTCAAGTAATAAATACAGTTTTAGAAAATACTGTGGAAATTTCTCCAAAATTAACAGATATTTTATTTACAGTGTTTAATGGAAAAAAGGATATTGTAGCTAGTTTACAAGATACTTATTATAAATTGCTCACAATTCCTAACTTTGAAAATTATTTGGAAAAAGAGTTTTTGATTAATATAAATTCAACGGTTAAAAATTTTGATGAAAGTGTCTTGTCTGAATTTAATTTGTTAACAGATTTAACAACGAATAATTCGTTGCAAACGGCAAGGCAATTTACAAAATATTTAGAAAGTTTTATAGAAAATGATAAAAATATTAGAAGAATAGAAGACATTGTTATTTCTGTCGATTTGAATAATGTAAAAAAAGAAAAAATATTCAATTTTTTTAGTGGAGATATAGAACAAGAAACGATTTTTGGTAGTAGAATAGAAAATAAGACTAAACTAAAGAAAATAGTTAATATTTTAGATGAAAATATTTTTCTAATGCAGGATACAAAACAAATTAATGCTCAGTTGCTTGAAACAACTTTTTTAGAATTAAAAAGTTATTCCGAAAAATTTAATATTTTAAGAAGTATAAAAGATTTTGCCTGTTCTTATCAAAAAATACTTAGAACAATTCATTTCGAGTTTGTAAAAACGAAGAGAAAAAGTAATTTTTTAGATTTTTCCGACTTAAATCATTTAGCAATAAAAGCTTTGACTAAAAAAGAAAATGGAAAAATGATATTAACGGCTGCTGCTAAATATTATCAAAAATATTTTTTAGAAATTTATGTAGATGAATATCAAGATAATAATAATCTTCAGGAGTATATTCTAAACATTATTCGTGGGGAGAATGTCTATTTTTTTAGAGTAGGTGATGTAAAACAGGCGATTTATGGGTTTAGAGGTTCAAATCCGGATCTTTTTGAAGAAAAATATAATAGTTATGAAAAGTTGAATATAGAAGACTACAGCATGGAAAAAGAATATCATTTGAAAACAACCAAAACCGGAATTTGTGTAATGTTGAAAGAAAATTTCCGCAGTGAAGTAAATGTTTTAAGTAGCTG
Coding sequences within:
- a CDS encoding pneumococcal-type histidine triad protein — translated: MTKNNKKKIIITGACGTVVIGLSAFAGYEYGKYSNNYPHQPIHNIAQAKKINYADKISTVVVSEITEDGYATLHGDHSHFVKGLVPYNAKILESLVYKDDKYVLKDEDIQYELAQGYVIKVNGKFYYYPKKGVTQTNVVDEKTAREITAHSHHHSHSEGEKEDNYTFNPKDIVSETADGYVVRHGDHFHYIKKSDLTAQQLAQAKKHGVNTVLASSTAGITTPTSDGYIFKGERDIIGRNSLGFIVRHGNHQHFIPYSQLRGTKWEYLLSSPSTPSHNHNNTPSVPSTEDNYTFNPKDVVSEDENGYIVKHGDHYHYIPKKNNNSNNGTQTPDKPKPNTPTQDDKKDFNSILKFPGIHFTTSDGFLLSENDKITTTSSGISVKHGKHEHFIYYYQLVNSKFENLIPSEYKDKAKDEYAKLEQEVTKKINYLARKNNADAKEFHFVVTNEGNAIEFKGKTTLLKDIVIDNTADNTKPNDTDEDKSLQEKINYLAKSLNIDPSTIKVIDTDKGKALVYPHGDHSHTILAKDIDTSKPIEDPHHNAGADTLKKLGFDDDIIHDIQHASADTDFPTHETDTEKMKEWLKTVKYLNIGQNKDPLKRKGLDLMPNIEVLGVGFTPIDDITPVYKFKKLRHLYVSKTGIKDYSFIKNIPTLEGIDFSENDVDDISFLKDYPNLKLVAAAGNNIKNIDVLKNLKNLESLNLDNNKISDISALKDLTHLKAVSLENNNITKLDAFNNKPELSRLFLSNNGGLELATLKNNNLEQLTVNNCNIRDLSVVSNLPKLKNLVANNNKISTLSHLKNAKSLDSVEVNNNNIDRLDFENNTITSLEIKNNKLDNINNIHKLTSLENLDASDNEISELPTNKHNKLVNLTLSNNKITTLENVNNLTALKYLTMSNNYVSTLVLKEKNKTLEYLDISHNNISKEELTIPSGKKIPKGIADNFEKVDGGDVKDNYTLSADYITNEAKKLQEEILKLKNEKKLDSKIADELKQKARLIDLDITYSIDKSKNKLISLEKQLNEIRKDVKERLTNNQTSHNNDNQGNQNSHHDENEEHKFEFDVNNIIREEGDGYIVKHGDHNHFVKKSDLTAEQLEQAKKFLANKENGSTTTDKETLAKKKNYIALFYGIKETDIKVENNTLVFNYKGTVKRLVLSDITVPAMSDDLEADFEKEITALATSMNTTVEHIQVQDGQMIVNHGDHNHYYPIKSPGWRLYNQNKIPYIEIPKVKGTIDEAVVNNKITELENKAKVVLAKNPAKLRKVLAWLNNFREVSLAWHVTATDGYLQALATFEKTQLNG
- a CDS encoding sulfurtransferase; the protein is MTKFDFRKLVDVEYLSQNRDNDNLVVIDARGGMLEEGALMYDRATVVDWTNISLLGEFGGEELGKLLTKENYQQIFSKLNITPDSEVIVYGFTMPDQGFGDEGRIIYTFNYVGFDNVKIIDGGFKQVEKLGFNKKYNPKQDRIDVSDIERKEAVNNRKAIFTDELLSLIGKEDVQIIDTRLEVEYNGRVIYGENKAGHIPNAISLPFNSLVDENGFIKTRTELEKYVENKGLDKHKQLITYCTTGVRAAYVAIILEELGYSVRNYEPSFAKYANVGEVENK
- a CDS encoding GNAT family N-acetyltransferase codes for the protein MIRKATKEDKKVLEGLGEFIESLEIDILKEVSMKTFQEILNYVFESEEDRFSHKYCTVYEENGEILGFSFGYHYNKLDEMRDFWFNDAGKRFDLQPETIIFDYDELLPNEYYLDTLYVFSDSRGKGVGNKLLTQFVKENYSLKSLNVAQSNHGARRLYESYGFKKDCEIYIGHEHYDHMIVKK
- a CDS encoding Na+/H+ antiporter NhaC family protein; the protein is MNENNKIKPNGLALLPFIIFVGMYLGVGIILTLNGDKLGFYTVPAYISTIVGIIAAFILFRDSVNKKFEQLVAGCGESNIIIMCLVFLLAGAFSKVTANMGSVDSVVNLGLTYIPPQFLAAGVFIIASFVSFSIGTSVGTVATMGAIVFELASKTGISPALMLATLLCGAMFGDGLTVISMTTIASTKILNIDINSKFKNHLKLVVPAFVLTVILLLVFGSPKDIGNINIGDFSFVKIIPYIFVLVVALIGVNVFMVLTCGIILSGMIGIATKDFTLLKFTTSINEGFMGVIDVLIFSLLIGGLAYMVQQHGGIEWLNVNLKKFIKGKKSAQIVSLLMMMIVNIALANNTVSVIITGAVLGDVSKNFKVDPRKMSSIVCVAACVTQGLIPYGAQALMVTSYSNGAVAPVHLIPYLWYFFLLILSTVISVFIPFDKDKTEWDYETHAPVASTKA
- a CDS encoding phosphate/phosphite/phosphonate ABC transporter substrate-binding protein gives rise to the protein MSKIKVGAVVYAPQVTVIWGIIADYFKEAGMEIETVFFKDYRSQDKALLDGEVDIIWNSPLAFVECDIKSNSKATYSYMRDTDQDRTSCFLTKKDSGIKTTEDLRGKTIGFGAVDSPQARLIPIQHLRENGLEYNKDYKEVTFDVALGLDGDHEGGEYDALEALRRGEVDACVTTDNNRRSWELSGKLDPNQIIVCSTTGLYDHCIFSVREGFPKDLLEKWEQILSAMDYNNPKHKEMMDMEGLKKWVPGRRSGFTLLEKAVDYLKYFD
- a CDS encoding acyl-CoA dehydrogenase family protein, which translates into the protein MDTLYNTAKEFGKTHLLPEAKDVDIKGRFPKEGIQALRDAGYFGLVIPTKYGGQGKGVLAHAEVCTGLAESCASASLCYMMSNVGSYCLSLYASEELKQEILPKVASGEIILGLAYSETGSGTHFYKPDMTEEPHDGYSILNGKKSFVTTAREADYYLTITKSIVDGTINLWLVPADSNGLTFDEAGWNGVGLRGNVSEQMYLKDTKVDHFYKIDGNGDGDRLIFVVGLASACAGISMAIADEAVRYTTSRKYTSGKSLAEIETVETHLGDLYSRAYAARETLFSAARSVDNNDEDAFKNCIAARVTSTKAAVENGHEGMRVCGGIGYVRNHLPMERLMRDSLAGQVMAPGIDVLRIWLGRLLADLDYLAIMK